ACCGACGCTTGGTTGATGGACGACCGTTCACAACGTGATGGTGCGGCAACCAATGGGTGATGGTCGAGTGACCAAAGGAGGGTGAAATGACGACGATTGACCAGCGATTGGCTCGCAAGGGCAAGGGGCAGCCGCGAAAGGCGGTGCTTCAGCAGGCGCGGGTGCTGCAAGCGCTCGCGGTGGAGCACAAGGCGGAGCTTGCCGACCATGGTTGGGACGACGCGGATTCATTGCAATTCGCGAATCACATCGCGGCGGCGGAAGGGACGATGGGGGATCGGGCGGACACGAGCAGCGATGCGGATTCGAAGACCAAGGGTGAGCAAGCGGCGCTCGATGGGGTGAAGGTGTTTTTGCGTCGGTTGCGATTCGCGTTGCCGCGGGTATTGCGATCAAATGTGGCATCGGGCGTGACGGCGGCGGCGTTTGCCGTGGACGAGCCATTGCGGCGCAGCACGCCGAAGACGATTGCGTATTTGATCAGAATTCGTCCTGCCGTCGAGAAGCTCGATGATTCGCTGAAGAAGCATTTTGGAGGTGCGAAGGCGTCGGCCGAATTGGATGCGGTGAAGGCGGCGCTGGAGAAGGCGGATACGGATCAAGAATCGGCGCAGGCGGCGGGGCCGGTGGAGACGCAGGTGCTCAACGAGGCGATTGGTCGGTTGCTCGAGGACATCGAGGACGTCATTCGAGCGGGCAAGAGCGCATTCGATGGGCAGGCGACGATAGCGGCGAAGTTCAACAAGGATTTGATATTGCGCGCGCGGCGGCGCAAAAAGGACGATGTGGAGGAGGCGACCCCGTAGGTTTCCCTCGCCCCCATTTCATCGTTTTCGCGTCCACGTCCCCGAACGATCCCCGATACGGGGTTTCTGAACCAGGTCAATTCACAGCGCGTCGAGGCATGCGACGGGAAGCCATGGTGCGGCCAGGTTGTTGCATTCGCCGACGTGGCCCATTCCGGTGCCGATGCTGGTGGCGGCGCCCGTTATGGGATCGATTGCGTAGAGCACGGGTATGGCGTCGTTCGTGCACGCGTAGATGATTCCGTTTGCCGGGTGCATTTCGATGCCGACCGAGCCGATGGTGGCGCCGGTGATGGGCGCGATCACGGTGGCATTTCCCGTCGTGGGGTTGATTGAATAGAGCGAATGGGTAGCTCCGTTGATGGCGTAGAGTCCGCCGTGACCGGCGTTCAGCGCGTCGCTCCAGGTAGCGCCTGAAGTCGTGAAATCGACGCCAAGGTCGCCGACTTTCGTCCCTTGGCCGGTCGTGGTATCGATGTCGAGGAGGACTGGTATGAGCGTTCAGTGTCGGCTGGTGGGGTCACTTATTGGTTCATTAGCCGGTAGCCAATACCCGCAGAGAGCGAATACGAATTTCGCAATGTCATCTGAGTCGTGCCCCAACCCCAAATGGTAACTCCAAATGGCCCGTCGCTCCACATCTCATGCGTTCCATGAGAGCATCCGCCTACCGGTATGAAATCACCGGTAACGAGGTCGACTCTGACCCATTCGTAATCGGCTCCAGCCGATTGCCAACCTACGAGCTCCCCGAGGCATTTCAGATTTACTGGCGCGAAAGACTTGGACAACTTGTTCCTGGATCGAATGACGACCAGACTTGTTTCTGGAAACGACGGCTCGGCAAAGAAGACGTACCTTCGCAAATAATGATCCGGTGAAATGACGTTATGCCATTCTGGATCACCTATGTTGCCGAACTGCGATCCACCCGTCATGTACGCCCCGAGGTAAAATGGGTGATCCTTGTCCTGGGCTCGAACGACAAGCGGCCCCGGATCCTCGAACTCCACCACTTCGCCAAAGCCAATCGACGTCGGCGCGTTGGGGGGTTTCGCGGGAGACCACGTAAGCGTGGTACCGTCCACGATGCCCACCAAACGCCAGCGCCCTTGTTCGTCCATTGCCGTGCGGTTCTTGTGACGAACGGCCACGTATTCGCTGCCGAGCGCGCCAACGGGCGGAAGCTGTTGCTGGGCCGAATCGCAGTCGGACTGCGTTGTCGGAACACGCATGCACGTTGAAGCACCGAAGACGCCGACGGGTTTGTCCGACTCCAGCGGGCTGCCCGTGAGCTCTGCGGGTTGCGTGATTTGCAGGAACTGACCTGCGTTCAACGTGTACGTTACGGGCATGCCCGCCGAAGCCGCGGCGACATCTGGGCCACCGATGACGGTAGTCTTCGGCAAGAGCGTTACCTTGGTCGAGTTTTCCTTCGCCAGAACGACGAGCGATGGATAGCCACCGATGGGATTTGCCGGCGGAGGCGGATCGGGGATGGCTTTGTACGCGTTGATAGCAATGTAGTTGGTGCCCCAAGCACTCGTGGGCAGGAGCAACGTGGCTGACGTGACGGCGGCAGGACCGCCGTTGAAGGGCACCATCTGGTAGGCGGTGACGGGAAAATCGGTCGTGATGCGGAACGCTTTGCCAATGCCTGTACCGGAAAAACCCGTCTCGATACCCAGGGCGGCGGGTTTGGGGCAATCGATCACGCTGCCGCCTTCCGAGTACCTGGATAGGAACAGGATGGCGACTTGACCCGGCGGCACGCCGGCCACGGGATCGTAGGGCACGTAGTTGACGACACCGTTGGCGCCGATGGACGGGATGTACGTAAACGCCGCTGGATCAAGGGCGCTGCCGTCATACGCAACGTTGATGTGCACCGACGTGGCCCACGTGTTTGCGACAATGGCTGCGAAACATGCACCAGAGGATTGCGGTCGGAGCGGTGCCTTCATGGCCCAATATTCACAGCCCACCGAGCTCCCAGAAGCTTCGGCCGCTATGCATGGATTATCAACACACGCCCCGTCCAAACAACCCTGATTGGCTGTGCAGGTGATGTTCACTTGCCCGGTGCAACCATTCACTACGCTTTTCGAGTCTGGAGAGCAGGTATCACCGCAATTCGTTTCCAACGATAAGCCCGCCTCGCCGCCAGCTCCCGTGCTTTCTTCAAGACCTCCGTTGCCGTACGCTCCGCCTGGACCGCTCCCGCCAGTCAATACGTATTCCCTATCGACGCCAAGTATATCTGCGCATCCAATGCAAGCTACAGCGTAGCCTGCATTTGTGAGTAGCAGTGCTTGAAGCGGAAAAACGTCCCGTCTCATTGCTCGTCACCATGCTCCTTCCACCGAAATACCGATGCCGTCAGCAGAACCGCGAATTCTTGCGGTCAGAACGTTGAGCGGGTCGGGTTTTTGCTGCTTGCCGTATTTATTGATGATCAGCAGGCTTCCCCCAACCACAGCACCTGCGATCGCCACGCCGAAACCAAATGTTGCAGCATTTGCACTTGCTCGAGCGTGATTCCCTGTGTCGACGGCCGTTTGGGTCTGGCAGTACGTCATAATTCCCGTTGGGGCATTTCTGCAATATTGGTTCGACTCATTCTTGGCTGACACTGCCAATACGAGCGCCACGGTACCGACAACCAGACCCGAAGTGCCCACTCCAAGCGCAAGGAATCCGCCAGTACGCAGGCCATGATTTGGCGGTAGCGTCGGCGGCGGATCCCAATAATACTGTTTTTCGGGAACGATACGCGTACTTGCAGAGGCTGCCGAATTTAGAAGCGCAACAGAAATGCGCTCGGATTGCCCCTTCTTTAGATGCAAATGGATTTCCTTGGCCGCCACTCCTGGCGCTCTCAGGATGACCGTATGATCTCCAGGATCAACAACGAAGGGCAGCCCCAAAGAATTGTTGCCAATCTTGACGCCGTCGACGGTTGCCTCGAAATTTGTCGAGTTGCCCGGGGGCGCTACCAAGACGATGGCGGCAACGTCCAGCAACAATACATCGCGTTGAACTCGCGCCTCTTTTGCATATCCTTCGTGTGCTTTTTGTTTTTCGCTCGAGAACTTCTCGTATTCATGCAAATATTCTTCGTAACCTTTGATGGCTGCTGTAAGTCGTCCCCGTTTGGTATTACAATCTGCTAGCGCGAGAATCGTTACCGATCGGCGTTCACCTGCAAGGCTTTGCTCGAGTTTCGGGCATGCTTCGTCATAACGACCGCTTTCCATGAGTTCAATGCCTTGATGGAACAGCGCCTCCGCTAAGCTCACCGATGCCCTTGCAACTGGAGACGCGGTCAAGACAGACCAAAGGATGGGTGTGATGGCAAGAGTCGAGAAACGTGCGTTCATTGGAGCTTGCTCGCTATGATGGATTATCGTCAACGATCCCGGGCCCAGTCGTAGGGTTTGGAAGACGTCTTGGGAACTACTTTCGTCTCGATTCCTGGTGCGGGAGCAAGGGGCGTGACGCTTTTCGAATTGGCTGTTGCGGATGGATTGGAAGATTTGCTGGATGACGGCATTGACGGACCAGCGACAACGATGCTCGAGATGGGCTTGACGCTCTGATTCGGTTGAGAGACCGTTTTATTGAACTTGCCGACTTCAGGACCTCGCGTGCCTATCTCCGCTCTTGCAAACCCTTCGTTTGCCACATTCCCCGCATCCTTGCCGGACCAGTTTAGCGGCTGCACTTCGACCTTCATGGCGGACACTGCCGGCACCGCGCTCGCATTCACCGTCGTCTGCTCCGCGTGCGGGCCTCGCAATGCCAATACCAACGTCACCACGGCGGCCGATGTCACCATGGCCCCGCCCCCTGCGAATGCCAACTTCGTACGCTTTGTGCGCAATGACAGCGGTGGCTGCCCCGTAATGCTCATCCCCGCAGCAGTTCCCTGCGTTTGCTCGACTCTTGCCGGCGGCGGCATCGGCGGCTCGTGCACGATGGGCGGCGGTGCCATAGGCAGATCCTGCACCCCGCGCGACTCCGTATGCGATGGCAGCGGTGCACGCATCGGCGGAGGCAAACCCAATGCTTCGCGCAACGCCGTCGCCAAATCGTCCGCAGATTGATACCGCTCATGCCGATCCTTGCGCAGACACCACAGAATGACCGCCTCCAGCGCCGGAGGTACATCGGTGCGCCATGCGCTCAAAGGCACGGGCTCGGCATTCAAAATGTTCCCAATGAAATCGCTAGGGTTGTTCCCGTCGAATGGCCGCTTCGTCGTCAAAAGCTCGTACAGAACCACGCCAAGTGACCAAATGTCCGTCCGCCAATCCGCGGTTCTCGAGCTCAAGAGCTGCTCGGGCGACATGTACGGAACCGATCCCACCATGTCGCCCTTGTTCGTCATCGCTGCCTCGTCCGGATCGACGATCCTCGCAATGCCAAAATCGAACACCTTGACGCGCGGCGCGCCATCGGCGGTCGTCGTCAAAAATAGATTCGCGGGCTTGAGATCCCGATGCACGACATGCCTTGCATGCGCCTCGGCAACCCCCCTGCATGCTTGCAGAAAATATTCAACCGCGTCGCCAAGTGGTAGCGGGCCTCTCTTGCGCAGAATCGCTTTGAGATCCTCCCCCTCGAGGTACTCCATGAGCATGTACGGCTCGCCCGTTTCCAATTTGTCAACGTCGTGGACGCGTACGACGTGCTCGCCCTTCAATCGTGCCGACGCCCGGGCCTCACGAACGAAGCGCTCGACGGCTTGAGGATTCGTCATTCCGGCGGGCAAGAGAAACTTGATCGCGACCAATTCACCGAGCGTGTCGTGCCTCGCCGCAACGACGATTCCCATCCCGCCCTGACCAAGCGTGCGCTCCACGGTGTATTTCCCGAGCAACTTGGTTCCGCGCGGGATCGGATCGTGGCGATTACGAAAGAGCCCCTCTTCCGGAGGCGGTGCATAATCGGAGCTTTGCATTTTCACGTCAGCCTGCCCTCAGCTTCAATACATCCAAATCAATCGAAACGACCTACTCAACCGACGACGGTGCAAAGGGAGTTGCCCTGTTCACCTACCACGGTGTTTGCCTCCCTAGAGCACGCGCCATGCCATGACCAACCCTCGTCATTTCCCGCGTTTTTCGCGGCATTTGCACAGGTTTGGCAGGTGCACCCGAAGTGCACCCTTGCACCCGAAGTGCGACACGCGTGCATTAGGAGCGCAAACGTCACATCGACCGCATCGACAAATCACAGCATGTGCGCCAAAGCGTTTTTCCCATGGCACCCGTTTGTCGTCGTGCTAAACAGTTTGGCATGGCCTCCATGCAGCATGACGTTTTGGTGGAGCTCTTCAAGAATCGCCCTTCGCTTGCCACGGAGCTGCTCGCCGAATCCCTTCACGTTCCTCAGCCGGACTTCGATGAAGTGCGCCTGGCCTCCATCGAGCTGACCGAGGTGCAGCCGGCGGAATACCGTGCAGATGTCGTCGCCGTCTTGTATCGCAATGAAAACCGATTCGCGTCAACATCGTCGAAGTGCAGCTCCGCATCGATCACGACAAACCGTACGTTTGGCCCGTCTATTTGACGGTGAGCCGCGACAAACATCGCTGCAAGGCGGATTTGCTCGTCGTCGCGCCCGATCCTGCCGTTGCATCTTGGTGTGCACAGCCCATCGACATCGGCGTCGATGGATTCGTCCTCGAGCCGCCGGTGTTACGCCGCGAGCTGATTCCGATGATCACCGATCCTGACGACGCTGCTCGCAGGCCCGAGCTTGCACTTTTGTCCGCCATGGCATATGGCGACACCGAACGGGCGACCGAGATTGCCGAGGCGGCCGTACCTGCCTTTGCCAACCTCGACGACAAACGATCTGGCTTTACCTAGATATCCCTGTACAACTCGATCAACGAAGCTGCTCGGCGTGCGCTGGAGGCGATGATGAAGGGCTACGAATACACGAGTCCGTTCGCAAAAAAGCACATCCAACTCGGACGCGACGAAGGCATCAAGCTCGGACGCGACGAAGGCATCAAGCTCGGACGCGACGAAGGTGTCAAGCTCGGACGTGACGAAGGTCTCAAGCTCGGACGCGACGAAGGTGTCAAGCTCGCCGCTCGATCTCTACTGACGGTGCTGCGGGCGCGAGGGCTCGACGTGCCGGAAGCGACGCGACAACGCATCCTCGACGAGAAGGACATCGCTCGTCTCGAACGGTGGCTCGAACGTGCCACGACGGCGAACAGCCTCGCCGAAATGCTCGCTGAGCCGAGTTGAAGCGATCATGAAGGGCTACGAATACACGAGTCCGTTCGCAAAAAAGCACATCCAACTCGGACGCGACGAAGGCATCAAGCTCGCCGCTCGATCAATACTGATCGTCCTGCGGGTGCTGGGGATCGACGTGCCGGAAGCGCACGTCAACGCATCCTCGACGAGAAGGACATTGGTCGTCTCGAACGGTGGCTCGAACGTGCCACGACGGCGAGCAGCGTCGCCGATGTGCTTGCTGAGCCGTAGCCGAGCCTATCGTAAAGCGTACCTCGGTACGCCTTTCCAAGCTCCAGACCGCGGCAGTGGCCCAATCCTGGTCGCCGTTCTCAATGGTTCGCGCGCAGCGCAACGACGTTCGGTCGTGCCCGGGGGAGATCGGGGTACCTCTTCAATAGGTAGAAGAGCTTTCGCCTGCTCATGCCGAGCACCTCCGCCGCTCGGGTGACGTTGCCCCCGCATTGATGGAGCGCCCACCTGATCCGCTCCTTTTCCGAAGCATTCTCCGGTACCTGATCGGGCATCACAACCGTCATTTCCGCCATCTGCTCGGGCACCGCAAACGGCAGTGCCTCCATCCTGTCCGTCTTGTCGTATTCCCGCATCTCCTCCGGCAAATGCTCGGGTAAGACCACTCCGCCCGAACAATGCGCCAGCGCGGACATCATCGCATTGCGTAAATCCCGCACGTTGCCCGGAAATTCAAAACCTTCCAAAATCGATATCGCTTCCCTCGACAAACGCGGCACCACCGGCCGTTCCACCGCGCGACATTCATCCTCGAGAAACGCTTCGGCAAGCGGCACGATGTCCGCCGGAGGCGATCGCAAGGGCGGTATCTCCAGCTCGAACCCCCGCAACCGATAAAAGAGGTCCTTCCGAAATGTCCCGCGTGCCACACAGTCGTGCAAGCTATGGTTCGTTGCTGCAATCACGCGCACGTTCACCTGGCGCGATACCGTCGACCCCAATGGCGTGACGCGCCGATCGTCGAGCATTCGGAGGAGCTTCGCTTGCGTTGCAAGCTGTAGCTCGCCAATCTCGTCCAAAAACAGCGTTCCCCCATCTGCTGCCTCTAGATACCCTTTGGCATCCACTCTCGCATCCGTGAACGTCCCCTTTATGTGCCCAAACATTTCCCGCTCGAACATGAGCTCGATGGCCGGACAATTCACCGGAATGAACGCCCCTCGCGCCCGCGGCGAAGCCGCATGAATCGCGCGCGCGAGCACATCTTTGCCCACACCGGTTTCTCCCAGCAGAAGCACGCATGCCCGCGAAGAAGAAGACGCCACCTTCCGTGCCTCGTCGTAGACCGCCTGCGTCGCCGGATGCCGCACAACCGGCGGATACGGCCACGTTCCCCCGTCACCGGCATTCGCATTCGAAGGCAAATGCATTTTGCGTAACATGCCCATGACAGAGCCAAGTACGATGCGATCGCCCGGTTCCACGACAAACATCTCCCCCGTCAAACGCTGCGCCTGTTCCGTATGCGTGATATCCATGTCCTTGTCCCCTTTGCGTAAGATCGTCCCGTTCAAACTACCGAGGTCCTGGATGTAAATGCGCGAATCGACCGTCAACACGGCGTGGTTGGCGGATACCGAGGCATCGGAAATGACGATGTCGTTCGTTGTGCGACTGCGCCCGATTCGAACCTGACCCACCACGGGCAAACGATGTCGCTGCGGCTCGCCACCACATGAAAAAATGACCAGTTCGAGTCGCCCTGATGGTGCAAAGGGAGTTGCCATGTTCACCTTCCACGAGTTTGCCTCCGTAAAGCACGCGCCGTGCCATGACGAACCCCGGCCCGAATCAGCGTTTTTCTCGGCATGTTCCAAGTTTGGCCGGTGCACTCGAAGTGCATCCTTGCACGCATGGTGCAACCCTGTGCACCACAAGTGCAAGCACCAAGTCGACCGCATCGACAAACCGCATCATGCGCGACAAACGTACCCTGGGACAAACGACATGAAAAATACGTATAATTGCGTAGGCGATCATGTACAGTGCAAAACCAAAGCAGCGTTCCCAGACGCACCATCAATGAGTTACACGGTATGTCGGCGTTGACCGCCATCAGGTTGCACTGGGAGTGCCCGCAGAAGTACAGCGAAAACGCGCGCCCGTCGCATCATGGAAGACCCTCCGGCGCATGGCACAGGACAAACACCAATGCCGCTCCCTCGGCACCCTCGAATGCACGGGCCACATGCGGCTTGCCTGTCCATGGGTCGTCGAGTCCCACAATGGCCACGCGGCCATCCGACGCCATTGACGTGTTCTGACGCGTCAGTGACGAATCACCCGTGCATCTCGGAGGTCGTCCTCCAAATAATGTCTGCACGCAGCGCGCGGCACGCGTCGTGCAATGCGTGCAAGCATGAAAGTCACCCGTTCAGCATTGTTCCCCTGCTGTTCGCCGTCGCCCATCCTGCGTGCAAATCCGCGCACGAGACGAATGCCGAACCTGCTCCCATTGCTTCCGCACCCGAAATCGCTCCGGCATCAGCGCCCACAACGCCACCAGGTCCCACGGTGTCCTGCTTGGATTTGCCGCGCAAAGGTCGATTGAAAATGCACGTCAGCGAGGACCAAAAGACCGTGTATTATGTCGAAGTTACCCACGAAATGCAAGCTTCTGGGGAACGTATCCCTCGCTATGCATTGGTCGCGCTGGATGTCGCGACACGTACGGCAAAGACGCTGGACGACAATGTGGGCACCGAGGTGCAGGTGAGCAAGCGTGGTCAGATCGTCTTTGCGCGCAGCGAAAGTGGATCCACGGAATACGGTGATAATCGCCGACTGTACATTCGAGCCCGACCAAGCGGAACCAAGAATGCTCAGCGCAAAGAATGGCAAGGATGTGCAGCATGTCGCCATTGATGAAAAAACCGCGAGCGCCATTTACGTGGACGATTCCAAGGTTTACCAAGTGCCGCTCGCCGGCGGTCCACCGAAGAAGCTCACCGACGGATGGATGCTCGATGCGGTGCTCGACAGCGGGGTGCTCGTACGCCAACAGTATGCCAAACGGAATTTCGTGCGTTTCGATGGCCGGAAAGGAAAAGAATTCAAGATAGAAAATGAAGAGCGATTTGCAGGCGTGAATGATGGCTTCATGATCGCCCTCGCGGAGGATCCCGATCGCTTGGTGCTCCATGCCATGGCCATTGACGACAATGGACCGAACACCAAAAAAGAGCTCGCCCTCGACCGTGGCGCGCGATCGCTTCGCTGGAATACATCAGGGAGCGTCGATCGAATCATTGCGAAACACGACCAGAATATCCGCGTGTATCAGGTCCACGGCGCAGACGTGAAAAAGATTTTCACCTCGACCGGCGCCGCACTCGAGAGCTACCTCGAGCTCGAAAATGGGACCAAGGTCGTGCTCGCGTGTCACGATACGCATGGCAACGACGTATGCGACCAGCTCGATGAAACCGATGTATGCTTCATCGAGCGTGCTGCGGAGGGGGACGTCATCGACATACCGAAGCGCACGGTGCCTACGCCGCTGAAGGATGCGGCAGAAAAAATGGTCCGTCTCACGACGGATGGTGATTTGGCCGGTGCGAAAAATCAGGTTCCTCACGCGCGACGATGGCGGCTATCAGGCCGTATTCGAAACACCGCAGGATGGCCCGATGAATGCCGACGAATTGCGAGCTCGCGCGCGTACCCTGCAAGGTCGCATCACGGAGCTGTCCGGGGTTCCTTCGCTTTCGATACGTATCAATTTCGCGAATGGTTTTACCGCGAACACGACTTGGCACGACGGCACGAAACGTTTTTATTCGTTTGGCGGCGTGGGTGCGGCAGAGCTTGCCGATGTCAAGGAATATCCAATCGAAATCGATACGACCATCGTTGCCGGATGGGAGACGTCGACGTGCCGCGGCAAACTGAAAAACATCAGCGACAAACCGCTCGAGATGCTCACCGTGGAATGTTCGCCCGAGGTCTATTTCGGTCCTCGCAAAGCTCCAGGGCGCGCGAAGATGTCACCGCCCGTGCTCGGTCCCGGTGTCGAGGGGCAATTCATGACGACGAGCTTCGATTATTCGCAATACAGTGCGTTCGGCGTGAAAGTCGTGGTGAAACAGGGTGAGCAAGAAGTCCTTCCGTACAATCGTTACGCTGCGAAAAAGGGGCAGGAGCGATGGGACCAGGCCGTTTCCATTTACAACGCGTCGGGGCTTTCCTATTTCCAGTCGCCTCCAGAAAAAGAAGTGGGCGCGCTCGTATTGGCCAGCCCAGCCTTCCAAAAACTCGACAAGAGCGAGCAAGAGAAGGCGTGCGCGAAGGCCATCGATGAAATGGTGAAGCTGCGGCTCTTCGACCGGGCGAAGTCCAAAAAAGCGGTGCTCAAAATACACGACCCGATGACGAAAACCGCTCGGTGGCACTACACGGACGGGCAATTGAGCGACGTTTTGGAGTGACGGGATGGCGCAACGATGACGGGGTGCGACGATTCGCGCTCCGTCATTGCGATGTGTTGGGGTAGATTGACGGAGAAGAAATGGCGGGGCACAACGATGCGTGCTCCGCCATCGTGTTTTATGCATTATTCAATGGAGAAAAACTTGTCGAGCGCCGAGGTTGGCGGGGCATGATGTCCTCACGCCCCGCCATGACGTTCGACGCCATCACCCAGCAAAGAAAAATACTTGTCGAGCGCCTCGCGCACGACCGGAAGCTCGTGGAGCGTTTTGGGGTCCATGTATCGGTATTGCTTGGATTTCCACGCCACGCCGAGCACATAGTTCTTG
The Polyangiaceae bacterium genome window above contains:
- a CDS encoding IgGFc-binding protein, translating into MKAPLRPQSSGACFAAIVANTWATSVHINVAYDGSALDPAAFTYIPSIGANGVVNYVPYDPVAGVPPGQVAILFLSRYSEGGSVIDCPKPAALGIETGFSGTGIGKAFRITTDFPVTAYQMVPFNGGPAAVTSATLLLPTSAWGTNYIAINAYKAIPDPPPPANPIGGYPSLVVLAKENSTKVTLLPKTTVIGGPDVAAASAGMPVTYTLNAGQFLQITQPAELTGSPLESDKPVGVFGASTCMRVPTTQSDCDSAQQQLPPVGALGSEYVAVRHKNRTAMDEQGRWRLVGIVDGTTLTWSPAKPPNAPTSIGFGEVVEFEDPGPLVVRAQDKDHPFYLGAYMTGGSQFGNIGDPEWHNVISPDHYLRRYVFFAEPSFPETSLVVIRSRNKLSKSFAPVNLKCLGELVGWQSAGADYEWVRVDLVTGDFIPVGGCSHGTHEMWSDGPFGVTIWGWGTTQMTLRNSYSLSAGIGYRLMNQ
- a CDS encoding tetratricopeptide repeat protein gives rise to the protein MNARFSTLAITPILWSVLTASPVARASVSLAEALFHQGIELMESGRYDEACPKLEQSLAGERRSVTILALADCNTKRGRLTAAIKGYEEYLHEYEKFSSEKQKAHEGYAKEARVQRDVLLLDVAAIVLVAPPGNSTNFEATVDGVKIGNNSLGLPFVVDPGDHTVILRAPGVAAKEIHLHLKKGQSERISVALLNSAASASTRIVPEKQYYWDPPPTLPPNHGLRTGGFLALGVGTSGLVVGTVALVLAVSAKNESNQYCRNAPTGIMTYCQTQTAVDTGNHARASANAATFGFGVAIAGAVVGGSLLIINKYGKQQKPDPLNVLTARIRGSADGIGISVEGAW
- a CDS encoding protein kinase yields the protein MKMQSSDYAPPPEEGLFRNRHDPIPRGTKLLGKYTVERTLGQGGMGIVVAARHDTLGELVAIKFLLPAGMTNPQAVERFVREARASARLKGEHVVRVHDVDKLETGEPYMLMEYLEGEDLKAILRKRGPLPLGDAVEYFLQACRGVAEAHARHVVHRDLKPANLFLTTTADGAPRVKVFDFGIARIVDPDEAAMTNKGDMVGSVPYMSPEQLLSSRTADWRTDIWSLGVVLYELLTTKRPFDGNNPSDFIGNILNAEPVPLSAWRTDVPPALEAVILWCLRKDRHERYQSADDLATALREALGLPPPMRAPLPSHTESRGVQDLPMAPPPIVHEPPMPPPARVEQTQGTAAGMSITGQPPLSLRTKRTKLAFAGGGAMVTSAAVVTLVLALRGPHAEQTTVNASAVPAVSAMKVEVQPLNWSGKDAGNVANEGFARAEIGTRGPEVGKFNKTVSQPNQSVKPISSIVVAGPSMPSSSKSSNPSATANSKSVTPLAPAPGIETKVVPKTSSKPYDWARDR
- a CDS encoding sigma 54-interacting transcriptional regulator, coding for MATPFAPSGRLELVIFSCGGEPQRHRLPVVGQVRIGRSRTTNDIVISDASVSANHAVLTVDSRIYIQDLGSLNGTILRKGDKDMDITHTEQAQRLTGEMFVVEPGDRIVLGSVMGMLRKMHLPSNANAGDGGTWPYPPVVRHPATQAVYDEARKVASSSSRACVLLLGETGVGKDVLARAIHAASPRARGAFIPVNCPAIELMFEREMFGHIKGTFTDARVDAKGYLEAADGGTLFLDEIGELQLATQAKLLRMLDDRRVTPLGSTVSRQVNVRVIAATNHSLHDCVARGTFRKDLFYRLRGFELEIPPLRSPPADIVPLAEAFLEDECRAVERPVVPRLSREAISILEGFEFPGNVRDLRNAMMSALAHCSGGVVLPEHLPEEMREYDKTDRMEALPFAVPEQMAEMTVVMPDQVPENASEKERIRWALHQCGGNVTRAAEVLGMSRRKLFYLLKRYPDLPRARPNVVALRANH